From one Ochrobactrum vermis genomic stretch:
- a CDS encoding LysR substrate-binding domain-containing protein: MNIRQLRTVVTFLKQQSFASTGDQIGLSPSAVSIQMLRLEQELGINLFNRTTRPPTLTVEGFAIAEIAQEILELEERIRRIAKGMDIAKSITIGFVPTTLTRILPRVISRLRDVFPDLQINIKSGLSGELATAVLRREIDFALITSPSTEMPELNVTEIAREPLFIVGPQSLKHVTSAVELVTALPFIAFNKRAWLGQKIAADLQIQAIYPTDGMEIDSLDTIEQLVSQGFGVSVIPQRLLSPPLAEHLKCLPFGQPPESRILSLIEHVGHRATELEATVRRVFQSLVNDS; encoded by the coding sequence ATGAATATCCGCCAACTCAGAACCGTTGTGACGTTCCTGAAGCAACAAAGTTTTGCTTCAACCGGAGATCAGATCGGGCTCAGCCCTTCAGCCGTAAGCATTCAAATGCTTCGGCTGGAGCAGGAGCTTGGGATCAATCTTTTCAATCGCACCACGCGGCCGCCAACCTTGACGGTCGAGGGATTTGCTATTGCCGAAATTGCGCAAGAGATTCTGGAATTGGAAGAGCGTATCCGTAGAATTGCAAAGGGTATGGATATCGCGAAGTCGATCACGATCGGTTTTGTTCCGACAACCCTGACACGTATTCTGCCCCGCGTAATCAGCCGGTTGCGGGACGTCTTTCCCGATCTTCAGATCAATATCAAATCCGGCCTGTCCGGCGAATTGGCTACAGCCGTGCTGCGGCGCGAAATAGATTTCGCACTGATCACCTCCCCTAGCACGGAAATGCCGGAGCTGAATGTTACCGAGATCGCGCGGGAACCGCTTTTCATCGTTGGCCCGCAATCGTTGAAACACGTAACTTCAGCCGTAGAACTCGTAACAGCGTTACCTTTCATCGCATTTAATAAACGTGCATGGCTGGGGCAGAAGATCGCAGCAGACTTGCAGATACAAGCCATTTACCCCACCGACGGCATGGAAATCGACTCCCTCGATACGATAGAGCAACTGGTCTCTCAGGGCTTTGGAGTTTCGGTCATTCCGCAGCGTCTCTTGTCCCCTCCACTCGCAGAGCACCTGAAGTGCCTGCCATTCGGCCAGCCACCGGAATCACGAATTCTTTCCCTGATCGAGCATGTCGGCCATCGTGCAACAGAACTGGAAGCTACGGTTCGCCGTGTGTTTCAGTCCCTGGTAAATGACAGTTAG